The Streptomyces sp. NL15-2K genome contains a region encoding:
- a CDS encoding diiron oxygenase yields MSTLHQENAPSERTLSSLTAQYAQRWEARSSVRTRPRKTIDFTQSGFFFPEDKQPLLLAKEVQGLGQSTKDEILVQSFYKYLHDIVNLEIKEIVSACSKLLHGNLPVTFTEETRLDTYSVMIDEYYHVYIAQDMILQLRQRYPHLSDIDYALPDSRRAVGEIRAKLAPRYHDVFEILANCCFETTLVRELVEFFNSPGVHPSIKYYVNDHMNDESRHYAFFFDLMTYLWREIPEDYREAIGTHLAEFVTLYLSVESEKRFNVELLASLIGDREQARASVESLYAGFEITPDVPIVKNVLRALGNAGMLAHPAVRDSFARIGWTV; encoded by the coding sequence ATGTCCACCCTCCACCAGGAGAACGCCCCGTCCGAGCGGACGCTGTCCAGCCTGACCGCGCAGTACGCGCAGCGGTGGGAGGCCCGCTCGTCCGTCCGCACCCGCCCCCGCAAGACCATCGACTTCACCCAGAGCGGCTTCTTCTTCCCCGAGGACAAGCAGCCCCTGCTGCTCGCCAAGGAAGTGCAGGGCCTCGGACAGTCCACCAAGGACGAGATCCTCGTGCAGTCCTTCTACAAGTACCTGCACGACATCGTGAACCTGGAGATCAAGGAGATCGTCTCCGCCTGCTCCAAGCTCCTGCACGGAAACCTGCCCGTGACGTTCACCGAGGAGACCAGGCTCGACACGTACTCGGTCATGATCGACGAGTACTACCACGTCTACATTGCCCAGGACATGATCCTCCAGCTGCGGCAGCGCTACCCGCACCTGAGCGACATCGACTACGCGCTCCCGGACTCCCGGCGCGCGGTCGGCGAGATCCGCGCCAAGCTGGCCCCCCGCTACCACGACGTCTTCGAGATACTCGCCAACTGCTGCTTCGAGACGACCCTCGTGCGCGAACTCGTTGAGTTCTTCAACAGCCCCGGCGTGCACCCCTCCATCAAGTACTACGTGAACGACCACATGAACGACGAGTCGCGGCACTACGCGTTCTTCTTCGACCTGATGACCTACCTGTGGCGGGAGATCCCCGAGGACTACCGCGAGGCCATCGGCACCCACCTGGCCGAGTTCGTCACCCTCTACCTGTCCGTGGAGTCGGAGAAGCGGTTCAACGTCGAGCTGCTCGCCAGCCTCATCGGCGACCGGGAACAGGCCCGCGCCTCCGTGGAGTCGCTCTACGCCGGATTCGAGATCACCCCCGACGTGCCCATCGTCAAGAACGTGCTGAGGGCCCTCGGCAACGCCGGAATGCTCGCCCACCCTGCCGTACGCGACAGCTTCGCCCGCATCGGCTGGACGGTCTGA
- a CDS encoding MFS transporter, whose amino-acid sequence MNKNRFLPTLLVVALIGTIIELDMSVPSFPDIARALDASESSVQLTVTYNFLGYCLGALAYGPLSDRYGRRGVMLVGNAVMLVGALGCAVAPSIEFLLVSRFVQGIGASTSVVLVFVIIADVYEGTQLLKMFGLTNAAMSTFMTAAPALGGVVNRTLGWRGNYAVVFAVTLVSLLLMALFLPETKADRVKVSARQVAGDYRRLLGSREFVAASLVPSLLFAAYMVFIATSSFLYMDTFGLSTLVFAGNLLVIVASFAVTSLFATKIMASLGGPGRTVACSIAATLAGVALFLALGDGPVSTTVSLTLFCTGYAAVYPVIFGRSLQVFPELQGAASSLNMSGRALLVTVFTGVASSLFTGDAVVTAGVMAVATVVAAPLAFLRPRTAAGEQPPSRSDAVTGTG is encoded by the coding sequence ATGAACAAGAACAGATTCCTCCCCACACTGCTGGTCGTGGCGCTGATCGGCACCATCATCGAGCTGGACATGTCGGTGCCCAGCTTCCCCGACATCGCCCGCGCGCTGGACGCCTCCGAGTCGTCGGTCCAGCTGACGGTCACTTACAACTTCCTCGGCTACTGCCTGGGCGCCCTCGCCTACGGGCCGCTGTCCGACCGGTACGGCCGGCGCGGCGTCATGCTGGTCGGCAACGCCGTCATGCTGGTCGGTGCCCTGGGCTGCGCGGTGGCGCCCAGCATTGAGTTCCTGCTGGTGTCCCGGTTCGTGCAGGGCATCGGCGCCAGCACGTCCGTCGTCCTCGTCTTCGTGATCATCGCGGACGTCTACGAGGGCACCCAACTGCTGAAGATGTTCGGCCTGACCAACGCCGCCATGTCCACCTTCATGACGGCGGCCCCGGCGCTCGGCGGCGTGGTCAACCGCACCCTCGGCTGGCGCGGCAACTACGCGGTGGTCTTCGCCGTCACCCTGGTGTCGCTGCTGCTCATGGCGCTGTTCCTGCCCGAGACCAAGGCCGATAGGGTCAAGGTGAGCGCCCGGCAGGTGGCGGGCGACTACCGGCGGCTGCTGGGCAGCAGGGAGTTCGTCGCCGCGTCACTCGTCCCCAGCCTGCTGTTCGCCGCCTACATGGTCTTCATCGCCACCAGCTCGTTCCTGTACATGGACACCTTTGGCTTGTCCACGCTGGTGTTCGCCGGTAATCTGCTGGTCATCGTCGCGTCGTTCGCGGTCACCAGCCTCTTCGCCACGAAGATCATGGCCTCGCTCGGCGGTCCCGGGCGCACCGTGGCGTGCAGCATCGCCGCCACGCTGGCCGGAGTCGCCCTGTTCCTCGCCCTCGGTGACGGTCCGGTGTCCACCACTGTGTCGCTCACCCTCTTCTGCACCGGTTACGCCGCCGTCTACCCGGTGATCTTCGGCCGGTCCCTTCAGGTCTTTCCCGAGCTGCAGGGAGCGGCGTCCTCGCTGAACATGAGCGGCCGGGCGCTGCTGGTGACCGTGTTCACCGGCGTGGCCAGCAGCCTGTTCACCGGCGACGCCGTCGTCACGGCCGGGGTGATGGCGGTGGCCACCGTCGTGGCCGCACCGCTGGCCTTTCTCAGGCCCCGCACCGCCGCCGGCGAACAGCCCCCGTCCCGGTCGGATGCGGTGACCGGGACCGGCTGA
- a CDS encoding proline iminopeptidase-family hydrolase — MSDLTSGTLSTVPGSRIWYDILNPDAPGTPVVTVHGGPGTPHDYLRPLADALPGHPVVVYDQSGCGRSAQRPADGRSWRLEHFVDELETLVGSLGLERFHLLGHSFGTMIACDFALRGTHRPDWLILVSPVLNVRKYEEDMRQLLFRLPPATAQAISDALRTGRYDTAAYREASLVFAERHMCRADWPDELLDATLGTSAQVRDALWGPTEFRVTGSLRSYTRADRLPELDMPTLFVSGQHDFVPPRACQAYARAVPRGQTVVVPHASHMPHLEQPQLFAEELLARIGGPG; from the coding sequence GTGAGTGACCTGACCAGCGGCACGCTGAGCACCGTGCCCGGCAGCCGGATCTGGTACGACATCCTGAATCCCGACGCCCCGGGAACCCCGGTGGTCACCGTCCACGGCGGTCCCGGCACCCCCCACGACTATCTGCGGCCTCTCGCCGACGCGCTGCCCGGCCATCCCGTCGTCGTCTACGACCAGTCCGGCTGCGGGCGCTCCGCACAACGGCCCGCCGACGGGCGGTCCTGGCGGCTGGAGCACTTCGTCGACGAACTGGAAACCCTCGTCGGCTCGCTGGGCCTTGAGCGCTTCCATCTCCTCGGACACTCCTTCGGCACGATGATCGCCTGCGACTTCGCCCTGCGCGGCACGCACCGCCCCGACTGGCTGATCCTCGTCTCGCCCGTGCTGAACGTCCGCAAATACGAGGAGGACATGCGGCAGCTGCTGTTCCGGCTGCCCCCGGCGACGGCCCAGGCCATCAGCGACGCCCTGCGCACCGGCCGGTACGACACCGCCGCGTACCGCGAGGCGTCCCTCGTGTTCGCCGAGCGGCACATGTGCCGCGCCGACTGGCCCGACGAACTGCTGGACGCCACCCTCGGCACCTCCGCGCAGGTCCGCGACGCCCTGTGGGGGCCCACCGAGTTCCGCGTCACCGGCAGCCTGCGCTCCTACACGCGCGCGGACCGCCTGCCCGAACTGGACATGCCCACCCTCTTCGTGAGCGGACAGCACGACTTCGTCCCGCCCCGGGCCTGCCAGGCGTACGCCCGGGCCGTGCCCCGCGGGCAGACGGTGGTCGTCCCGCACGCCTCCCACATGCCTCACCTGGAGCAACCCCAGCTCTTCGCCGAGGAGTTGCTGGCCCGGATCGGCGGACCGGGGTGA